The following coding sequences lie in one Rutidosis leptorrhynchoides isolate AG116_Rl617_1_P2 chromosome 4, CSIRO_AGI_Rlap_v1, whole genome shotgun sequence genomic window:
- the LOC139839708 gene encoding protein MET1, chloroplastic-like, which yields MEEASKLTEKEIIRAERNSGIVSGELREIQIQNYLRKKEQKETRERELREGLQLYKSGKYEEALEKFESVLGSKLEINEASVASYNVACCYSKLNQIQAGLSALKDALQLDFLL from the exons ATGGAAGAAGCAAGTAAGCTAACCGAAAAGGAGATCATTCGGGCTGAGAGAAATTCTGGAATTGTTAGCGGTGAACTTAGGGAAATTCAG ATACAAAATTACTTGAGGAAGAAAGAACAAAAGGAAACTCGAGAAAGGGAGCTTCGTGAAGGCTTGCAGCTATACAA GAGTGGAAAGTATGAAGAAGCATTGGAAAAGTTTGAGTCGGTTTTGGGGTCAAAACTAGAGATTAATGAAGCTTCGGTGGCAAGTTACAACGTTGCATGCTGCTATTCTAAGCTAAATCAG ATACAAGCCGGACTTTCTGCTTTAAAAGATGCTTTGCAATTGGACTTTCTGCTTTAa
- the LOC139842776 gene encoding uncharacterized protein yields the protein MKLKDKYGRIFRLEQDELATVADRIRWSGSEWVFTWCWTRSPSGRTPAELSEMELEISIMQFHNEHQDSWTWSLSNNSSRHFNTCDLSRIIDDISLNTESAGTETLKNYLLPQKFGIFVWRAKMRRLPVRVELDKRGMDLDSLLCPRCNDTTESVDHALFLCKYVMDIWDRVYNWWNIGHVSNLSVVEAFCGNNNHIKSAKGKQLWQVVEWVTGYMILRNRNKKAFENKDINEALILNEIQIRSFEWVNKSSKKLRIDWHQWLINPKEAG from the coding sequence ATGAAGCTTAAGGATAAATATGGCAGAATTTTCCGATTAGAACAAGACGAGTTAGCGACAGTAGCTGATCGAATTCGATGGTCGGGATCAGAGTGGGTCTTCACGTGGTGCTGGACAAGATCGCCATCAGGTCGTACTCCAGCGGAGCTATCAGAGATGGAATTGGAAATTAGCATAATGCAGTTTCATAACGAACATCAAGACTCGTGGACGTGGTCACTTAGCAACAACAGTTCGAGGCACTTCAACACATGTGACTTATCCAGAATAATCGATGATATAAGCTTAAATACCGAAAGTGCAGGTACAGAAACTTTAAAAAACTATTTGCTACCTCAAAAATTCGGGATTTTTGTTTGGAGAGCGAAGATGAGGAGGCTCCCGGTTAGGGTTGAATTGGATAAGAGAGGTATGGACTTAGATTCGTTATTATGCCCTCGTTGTAATGACACAACCGAGTCCGTTGACCATGCGTTATTCTTATGTAAATACGTTATGGATATATGGGATCGGGTTTACAATTGGTGGAACATAGGACATGTCTCGAATCTAAGTGTGGTGGAAGCATTTTGTGGAAACAACAATCATATCAAGTCGGCAAAAGGAAAGCAACTATGGCAAGTGGTCGAGTGGGTTACTGGGTACATGATATTGAGGAATCGAAACAAGAAGGCGTTCGAGAACAAAGATATAAACGAGGCTCTCATACTCAATGAGATCCAAATTCGAAGCTTTGAGTGGGTTAATAAGAGTTCGAAGAAATTACGCATAGATTGGCATCAATGGCTAATTAATCCAAAAGAAGCCGGTTAA
- the LOC139845401 gene encoding protein LATERAL BRANCHING OXIDOREDUCTASE 1-like → MGEVDPTFIQELEHRPKPSVVEAHGIPQIDLAPFINSKPTDTNDHTAAIQNLVAEVHDACKNWGFFQVINHGVPIDSRERVQSAAKRFFNQTVEEKRKVKRDESNPFGYYDTEHTKNVRDWKEVFDFTVENPTVMPSSYEPEDERTTEFTNQWPQPPQELREACEEYVKDVQKLSNKLLELISLSLNLPANRLQPFFKDQTTFVRLNHYPPCNAPDLALGVGRHKDAGALTVLTQDDVGGLEVKRKTDGEWIFVKPTPNAFIINVGDIIQVWSNDTYESVEHRVRVNSTRERFSIPFFVNPAHYTIVEPLAELIDEQNPAKYEGYNWGKFFVTRKRSNFKKLDVENIQIHHFKKLDEQKIDDVVSRFENVVI, encoded by the exons ATGGGAGAAGTTGATCCAACTTTCATCCAAGAACTCGAACACAGACCAAAACCATCAGTAGTCGAAGCTCATGGAATTCCACAAATTGATCTCGCACCTTTCATAAACTCGAAACCAACCGACACCAATGATCATACGGCCGCGATACAAAATCTTGTTGCCGAGGTCCATGACGCGTGCAAAAACTGGGGCTTTTTTCAAGTGATCAACCACGGGGTTCCAATCGATAGCCGAGAACGGGTACAGTCAGCAGCCAAGAGGTTTTTCAATCAAACGGTCGAAGAAAAGAGGAAGGTGAAGAGAGATGAATCGAATCCGTTTGGTTATTATGATACCGAACATACAAAAAATGTGAGAGACTGGAAAGAAGTCTTTGATTTTACGGTCGAGAATCCAACCGTGATGCCTAGTTCTTATGAGCCGGAGGATGAACGGACCACTGAGTTTACGAATCAGTGGCCTCAACCTCCTCAGGAATTAAG GGAGGCATGTGAAGAATATGTTAAGGATGTGCAAAAACTGTCAAACAAACTGTTAGAGTTGATATCTTTGAGCTTGAACCTCCCTGCGAACCGATTACAGCCCTTTTTCAAGGACCAGACAACTTTTGTTCGGCTCAACCACTACCCACCATGCAACGCACCTGACTTAGCCCTTGGTGTTGGCCGACACAAGGATGCAGGTGCGTTGACTGTTTTGACTCAAGACGACGTAGGAGGTTTAGAAGTTAAACGAAAAACAGACGGAGAGTGGATCTTTGTCAAGCCTACACCAAATGCTTTCATTATCAATGTTGGGGACATAATTCAG GTATGGAGCAATGATACATATGAGAGTGTAGAACACAGGGTGAGGGTGAACTCTACAAGAGAGAGGTTTTCGATCCCATTTTTCGTGAACCCTGCACACTATACTATCGTTGAACCGCTAGCAGAGTTGATAGATGAGCAAAACCCTGCCAAATATGAGGGTTACAATTGGGGGAAGTTCTTTGTCACTCGAAAGCGTAGTAATTTCAAGAAACTTGATGTTGAGAACATCCAGATTCATCATTTCAAGAAATTAGATGAGCAAAAAATTGATGATGTTGTTTCTCGTTTTGAGAATGTGGTTATATAA